AGGACACAGGAGCCGCGCCGGGCCGCGGTCATAGCGGTCGCCCGCGGACGACGACGGTGCTGCGCGGCGTCCGAGCAGGTCGGCCCGTCCTCGGCTGAGGCGTGGGGCCGGCACCGGGGCGGCGCGTCGCAAAAGGACGGGCCGGGCCGCCCTGCAATACGCTGGCTCCATGACCACCCCCGATCGGACCGGACAGCATTCTGACAGGAGCGGCGCGGCGGAGACCGAGGCACCGCCACTGCCCGCCGCCCTCCGGTGGCGGCCCCTCAGCTACGCGGACATCGATGCCTGGCTCCTGCTGATCCGGCGTATCGCGGCCGAGGACGAACCCGACTGGGTGGAGCAGCGAGCCGACCTCGAGCAGGCGCTGCGTGCCTCGAAGAACGACCCGCGCCGGGACACGATCGTCGGGTCCGACGACGCGGGGGTCCCCCGTGCCTTCGGGCGGCTGTCCATGAATTCCGGGTCCTCGCTCGTCCACGGGGCCGGCGGTGTCGACCCTGCATGGCGTGGCCGCGGGATCGGGCGGGCGGTCCTCGCCTGGCAGGCCTGGCGGGCACTCGGGCGGCTGCGGGAGACCGGCCGGACCGAAGGGATCTTCAGGAACTACGTGGAGGAACGCAATCCCTCGCACCTGGCCCTGCTGACGGCGAGCGGCAGCACGATCGTCCGGTACTTCACCGAGATGACGAGGCCGCTGGCACAGCCGATCCCCGAGCTGCCCTTCCCGGCCGAGCTGGAGCTGGTGAGTTTCGCCGACGGCGCCGACCGGAACATCGTGGAACTGGTCCGCCTCGCCCACAACGACGCCTTCCAGGACCACTGGGGGAGCGAGCCGCGCGACCAGGAGTCGTGGCAGTTCACCGTCAGCCATCCCGAGTTCCGCACCGACTGGAGCCTTGCGCTCTTCGACCCGGCCAGGGGGGAGGTGGCGGCCTACCAGCTCGCCAGCTACGACCCCGACTCCCGGCAGCTGCTGGGCCACTCGGAGGGCTACACGGATCTGCTGGGCGTGCGCAGGTCATGGCGTGGCCGGGGCCTGGCGCCGGCACTCCTGGCCGAGGCGATGAAGCGTTACCGGGCGGCCGGCATGGAGAACGCGGGGCTGGGGGTCGACACCGAGAATCCGTCGGGCGCCCTCGGCCTGTACGAACGCATGGGGTACGTGCCGACGCAGCGCGCGATCGTCTTCGACCTGCCGCTCACGGTCCCGGCGGACTGACCGCCCGGACCCGCCGCAGCTAGAGCAGCACGCCCTGGCCGTCGTCCGGTTCCCCAGCCGGTGTCGGGGACGCCGGTGCGGAGCCGTCGACGATCCGCACGCCGGACGCCGACCCGTCGGGCCCGGCAGCGGTGGCCGGAGGCACGGTGGGCGCGGACGCCTCGATGAGCCCCGCGAGGCTCGGCCCGACGGCGTCGATCTGCTGGGTCAGCGGGACCCCCGAGCCGTCGCGCCGCCCGTGTTCCGTGGGCAGCGCCCGGGCCACACCGTTGGCCGATGCGGCGCGCGCCGGACCGTGGCCGGCCCACGCGAGCGACAGCGTCTCCTCCCCGCGGAGGAACCGGTGAGCCCGCACGCCCGCCGTGGCCCGGCCCTTGACCGGGTACTCGGAGAACTCGGTGATCTTCGCGGACCCGGCAGCCGTGCCCGGCAGCGCGTTGCCCGCCGCGGCGACCGTCACCACCACGCCCTGCGCGTCGCCGGGCTCCACCGCACCGAAGTGCAGCACGGCGTCGCCGGCCGTGAGCTTGATGCCCGCCATGCCGCCGGCGGTCCGGCCCTGCGGCCGTACCGCGGAGGCCGGGAAGCGGAGCAGCTGCGCCAGGCGCGTGATGAACACGAGATCGTCCCGGTCCGAGGCGGATGTCACACCCACCACCCTGTCCTTCGGCTTGAGCGTGATCACCTCCCAGTCGTCACGGTTCAGCGGGTAGTCCGGCTGCACGCGCTTCACCACGCCCTGCGCCGTCCCGAGGGCCACCACGCCGTTCAGCGGTGCCAGCCCCACGAGGCTCTCGCCGCGTTCGAGGGTGATGAACTCCGACGACGGCACACCGCCGGCGAGGTTCGGCACCCCGGCCGTGGGCGGGAGGGCCGGCATGTCCATGACCTGCAGGCGGATCATCCGCCCGGCGGAGGTCACGGCGCCCACCTCGCCGCGCGCCGTCGAGGGCAGGACGGACCGGAAGGCGTCGTGCTTGATGCGCTGGCCGTCGCCCAGCGGTTCCCGGTCCGAGGTGCGCGCGAGCTGCCCGGACGCCGACAGGAGCACCCAGCAGGGGTCGTCCGCGATCTCGAGCGGCATCACGGCCTTGGCGCCCTTGCCGGCCGGCGCGGGAAGGGTCGACCCCTTGAGCGGTGCGGCGGCCTCGGACTCCAGCAGCACGGTCCGGCGCGGTGTCGCGAACTGGTCGGCCAGTGCGGCGAGTTCGTCGGACACGAGCGTGCGCAGCCGCTCCTCGGAACCGAGGATGGCCTCCAGCCCGGCGATGTCCTTGCGGAGCTGCTCCTGTTCCTTCTCCAGCTCGATGCGCGAGTACCGGGTGAGCTGACGCAGGCGGAGCTCGAGGATGTAGTTGGCCTGGATCTCGGTGAGGTCGTAGATGGACATCAGCCGCTCGCGGGCGGCGGAGGACTCGTCCGAGGAACGGATGATCTGGATGACCTCGTCGATGTCCACGATCGCGACGAGCAGGCCCTCGACAAGGTGCAGGCGGTCCCGCTTGCGCTGCAGCCGGTAGGACGTGCGGCGGCGCACCACGAGGATCCTGTGGGAGACGTAGACCTGCAGGAGCTCACGGAGTCCGAGCGTGCGCGGCTGCCCGTCCACGAGTGCCACGTTGTTGATGCCGAACGAGTCCTCCATCGGCGTGAAGCGGTAGAGCTGCGCGAGCACGGCATTCGGGTTGAAGCCGTTCTTGAGTTCGATCACCAGGCGGAGCCCGTGGGTCCGGTCCGTCAGGTCCACGATGTCCGAGATGCCCTGCAGCTTCTTGGACGTGACGGCGTCCTTGATCCGCTCGATCACCTTCTCCGGCCCCACGGTGTAGGGCAGTTCGGTGACCACGAGGCCCGTGCGCCGCGCCGAGAGCTGCTCGACGGTCACCGTCGCGCGGGTCTTGAAGGACCCGCGGCCGGTCGCATAGGCGTCGCGCACGCCGTCGAGCCCCACGATCTTGCCGCCGCTCGGCAGGTCCGGCCCGGGGACGAAGCGGGTCAGGTCCTCCAGGGACGCGTCCGGGTGGGCGATGAGGTGGCGTGCCGCCGCGACGACCTCGCCGAGGTTGTGAGGCGGCATGTTCGTCGCCATGCCGACCGCGATGCCGCTGGCGCCGTTGACGAGGAGGTTCGGGAACGCGGCGGGGAGCACCTCGGGCTGCGTCAGCTGGTTGTCGTAGTTGGGGACGAAGTCGACGACGTCCTCGTCGAGATGGTCCGTCAGGGTCAGCGCGGCGGCAGCCAGGCGGGCCTCGGTGTACCGGGCGGCCGCGGGGCCGTCATCGAGCGACCCGAAGTTGCCGTGGCCGTCGATGAGGGGCAGGCGCAGGGAGAAGTCCTGGGCCATGCGCACCATGGCGTCGTAGATGGCGGTGTCGCCGTGCGGGTGCAGCTTGCCCATGACCTCGCCGACGACGCGCGCCGACTTCACGTGGCCGCGGTCCGGGCGCAGGCCCATGTCGGCCATCATGTACAGGATGCGCCGCTGGACGGGCTTCAGGCCGTCGCGCGCATCCGGGAGGGCACGCGAATAGATCACCGAGTACGCGTACTCGAGGAAGGAGTCCTCCATCTCGGCTTTGACATCGATGTCGATGATCTTCTCGGTGAAATCCTCCGGCGGTGCGGAGTTCTGGCGCCTGGCCACGTGGCGGTTCCTCAACAACTCAGGGGATCGGATGGGGTGGATCGGGGGCATCCGCGCATCCGGTCGCGGCGTCGGGCCGGGGCCGGGGGGATGCCGACTACCCTGAGTCTATGGCGACGGACGGACAATACCCGGAATATTGGGAGGCTGATGTCGTCCTGCGCGACGGCGGGACCGGCCACCTGCGCCCCATCTCGCCCTCCGACGCGGACGCCGTGCAGGCCTTCCACGTCCGCCAGTCGCAGAACTCCATCTACCTCCGGTTCTTCACCTACAAGGCCAAGCTCAGCGCGAAGGAGCTCAAACGCTTCACCGAGGTGGACCACCGGGACCGCGTGGCCTTCGTCATCACGCGGGGTGCCGACATCATCGGGATCGGCCGCTACGACCGCCTCGACGACCCGCTCGAGGCCGAGGTCGCCTTCAACGTCTCCGACCACCACCAGGGCCGCGGCGTCGGCTCCATCCTCCTCGAACACCTGGCCGCGGCCGCCCGCGAGAACGGCATCCGCCGCTTCTCCGCCGAGGTCCTCCCCGAGAACCGCAAGATGATCACGGTCTTCGCCGAGGCCGGCTACGAGGTGGAACGGCACTTCGACGACGGCGTCGTGATGCTGAGCTTCGACATCGACCCCACGCGGAAGTCGCAGGCCGTGATGGAGTCCCGGGAGCACCGTGCGGAGGCGAGGAGCATGGCGGAGCTCCTCACGCCCTCGTCGGTCGCCGTGATCGGCGCGAGCCGCGAATGGGGGACCGTCGGGTACGCGCTCCTGGAACACCTCATCGACGGCGGCTTCACCGGCCGCGTGTACGCCGTCAACCCGGAGGCCTTCGAGCTGCACGGCATGATCTCGCACGCCTCCCTGGCGGAGGTCCCTGAGCCCGTGGATCTCGCCGTCGTCGCCGTGCCCCACGACCAGGTGGATGCCGTGGTGGACGAATGCGCCCGGGCCGGCGTCAGGGGACTCCTCGTGGCGACCGCCGGCTACGCCGACGACGGCGACGAGGGCCTCGCGCGGCAGCGCGCCCTCGTGCACAAGGCCAGGGCGCACGGCATGCGCGTCGTTGGTCCGGCGTCGCTCGGCCTCGTGAACACCGACCCGGCGGTCCGGCTCAACGCCTCGATGGCCCCCGAGCTCCCGCGCCGGGGCGCCCTGTCGCTCTTCAGCCAGTCGGCAGGCCTCGGCGTGCTCCTCTACGCGAGCGCCCACCGCCGCGGGCTCGGCGTGTCCTCCGTGATCTCGGCGGGCAACCGCGCGGACGTGTCCGGGAACGACGCCATGCAGTTCTGGGAGGACGACCCGACCACCCGCGCCGTCGGGCTGTACTTCGAATCGATCGGCAACCCGCGGAAGTTCTCGCGCATCGCCCGCCGCCTCGCGCGCACGAAGCCCGTGATCGTCGCGAAGTCCGACGTCACGGGACTGCAGCTCCCGCCGGGCCACGCCGTACGGACCACCCAGGCACCGCCCGGCGCCCTCGACTCCATGCTCCGGCAATCCGGTGTGATGCGGGTGGAGACGACGGAACAGCTGATGGACATCGCGCAGATCGTCGCCAGCCAGCCCCTGCCCCTGGGCACCGGCGTCGCCGTGTTCAGCAACTCGTCCGCCCTCGGGAAGGTGGTGGCCGACGGCGTGGTCTCGCAGGGCATGACCGTCGCCCGGCTGGAGACCGGCCTGCAGCTCGACACCGGCCGGTCCGTCGCCCTGCGGGCCCTCGCCGAGGCCGTGGAGGACGCACTGCGCGCGGAGTCGGTCCACGCGGCGATCATCACCACGCTGCCGGCCCGGGGACTCACCGCCGACGCCGCCGCCGCCTGCCTGCAGGCATGTGCGGAGCGGGCGGGCAAGCCGGTCGTCGCGTCCTTCACGGGGATCCTGGACGCCCGGCTGCAGCTGGACGGGCTCGTCTCCGCGCCGGCGTCGGGCGCCCGCGCGGGTGAGGCGACGGGCGGCACCCTCGCAGCGCCGCTCGAGGGCGGTGCCGCGACCCCGGACGGGGAGGGGGCCGCAGGGCCGGCCGAACGGGAGACCGCCGCCGCCGTCCTGCCCCTGCAGCGCGGTCTGCCGTGCTTCCCGAGCCCGGGTGCCGCGCTCGCCGCGCTGGGCGCCGTCGTCCGGTACGCGCAGTGGCGTGCCCGCGATCACGGCGAGTTCCTGGACCCGGACGGTGTCGACGTCGACGGGGCCGCCCGTGTCCTCGGACAGGTCCGGGCGCGGGTCGCGGACATCGAACTCACGCGGCTCACGCCGGAGGAGTGCTCGGCACTGATGGGCGCCTACGGCATCCGGCTCCTGCCGTCGGCCCGCTTCTCCTCCGTGGACGAGGCGGTCGAGCAGGCCGGACGCCTGGGCTGGCCGGTGGCGCTGAAGACCATGGACGAGCACCTTCGGCACCGCCTCGACCTGGGCGGCGTCCGGCTGAACATCGACGACGCCGAGTCCCTGCGCCGCAACATCACCCGGATGGAGAAGGTGCTGGCGCCCTTCGGCCGGTTCGGCATGGAGGTGCAGTCCATGGCGCCCTCCGGCCAGGCCTGCAGCATCCGGGCCATCGAGGACCCGCTGATGGGACCCGTGATCTCCTTCGGCCTCGCCGGCGACTCCGTCAACCTCCTCGACGACTGGGCGCACGCCGTCCCGCCGCTGAGCACCGGCGACGTCACGGACCTCGTGCGGGCGCCGCGCGCCTCGCGCAAGCTGTTCGGCTACCAGGGCCTCCCGCCCGTGGATGTCGCGGCGGTCGAGGACCTCGTGGCCCGGGTGGCCCTGCTGAAGGACAACCACCCCGAGATCGCGCGCCTCGACTTCACCCCGGTGCTCGTCGCGTCCTCGGGCCTCACGGTGCTCAGTGCCGCGATCGACGTCGGGAACCCGCAGCGGCGGACCGACAGCGCCCGCCGCGCCATGCGCGACTGACGGCCTGCGGGTTAGGCACAACGCGGTCCGGTGGGGGAAACTGGGGACATGACCCCATCGCTTTCCGCCCAGTGGCGTGACCTCGATGCATCGCTCGAGCGGGCGGGCTTCTACCCGCGACTCGTGGCCGACGTCGTCCACGACGCGCTCGACGGGCGTGAGCCGCTCTCCCACGTCGCGCATCTCGAGACGCACTTCGAGCGCACCGAGGTGCACCGGCACATCACCGTGCTCGTGCTCACGGAGGACATGCTCGTGATCACCCACGTGGACGACCAGCAGCTCGACGACGCCGGCGAGCAGGTCATGGCGCAGATCTCCACCGAGTCCGTCCCCGTCAGCCAGATCAGGTCGGTGGTCCTCAGCTACCTCTACGCGCAGCCGCAGGACTACAAGCCGAGCGACCCGGTCCGGGAGATGACGCTCGCGATCGCCTGGTCCGGCGGGCAGCGGCTCGACATCGGCCCCGCGAGCTGCGGCGATCCCCAGTGCGACGCCGACCACGGGCTCACCGGCACCGTCGCGCAGGAGGACATCGTGCTGCGCGTCAGCGCCGAGGCGGACGGCGCGCAGGCCGTGCAGAACGCGAAGGCGTTCGCGCGCGCCCTCCGGAAGGCCAACACGGCCAGCCCGGCCGCCGGCGGGTACGTCGTCGCGCCGGACGTCACGGCACGCCGCCAGCCCGGCTTCGGCGCGCGGTTCAGCCGGGCGCACCACCAGCAGTAGCAGCCGATGGCTTTCACGCACCAGGAGCCCCTCCCGGCTCCGCCCCTCTACGGTGCCTCCAGCGTGGCCGACGTGATGACCAGCGCGGCCGCGGCGCTCGGCGTCGACGGGTTCACCAACACTCTGGCGCTACCGGCCGCCCGCCGCGTCGTCGTGGTCATGGTCGACGGCCTCGGCATGCCGCTGCTGCGCCGGTACGCCGCCCACGCGCCCTACCTGCGGGAGAGCCTCGACTCCGCCCGCATCCTCTCCTCGGCCTTCCCCTCCACGACGGCCGCATCGCTCGCCAGCCTCGGCACCGGGCTGCCGCCCGGGCAGCACGGCATGGTGGGCTACGACGTCCTCGATCCCGCCCAGGACCGCGTGGTCAACATGCTGGGACGCTGGGACGCCGCCGTCGACCCGCTCACCTGGCAGCCCCACCCGACGGTCTTCGAGAGGGTCTCCGCCCACCTCCCGGTGGTCACCGTCAGCCAGCCGCGCTTCGAGGACTCCCCGATGACGCGGGCCGCACTGCGCGGCGCGGCCTTCGTGGGAGCCGGCACCATCCAGGCACGGATCAACGCCGCGGCGGAGCACCTGGCGACGGCCCCCGCCATGCTCCTGTACTTCTACGTCAACGACCTCGATAAGGCCGGGCACCGGTACGGCGTCGACTCCCCGGAGTGGGTGCGCGCACTGGAGGACCTGGACGCCGCGCTGAGGCTCCTGGCCCGCAGGGTACCGTCCGACACGCTCCTGCTGCTCACCGCCGACCACGGCATGGTGGACGTCCCGCCGTCCCAGCGCATCGACTACTCGGACCACGCGGAGCTCCTCGACGGCGTGGCGCACACCGGAGGCGAGCCGCGCATGCTCCACCTCTACCTCGACCCCGCGCTCACCGCGGACGACCGGGATGCGCTGGCCCTGCGCTGGAACGAGGCCTTCGGTCGTCGCGCCTGGGTGCTGACCCGCGAGGAGGCCGTCGCCGGGGGCTACTTCGGGGCGGTGAGCGACGCCGTCCTGCCGCGCATCGGGGACCTGCTCGTCCTGGCACGCGAGGGGATCGCCCTCATCGACGGGCGGCGCGTTGACCCGGGGGCGTTCGAGATGGTCGGGCAGCACGGCTCCCTCACCCGGGCCGAGCGCGACATCCCGCTGCTGATCCTGGCGAAGCCCGAGGGCGCCAAGCGCCGGGGG
This genomic interval from Arthrobacter agilis contains the following:
- a CDS encoding GNAT family N-acetyltransferase, translated to MTTPDRTGQHSDRSGAAETEAPPLPAALRWRPLSYADIDAWLLLIRRIAAEDEPDWVEQRADLEQALRASKNDPRRDTIVGSDDAGVPRAFGRLSMNSGSSLVHGAGGVDPAWRGRGIGRAVLAWQAWRALGRLRETGRTEGIFRNYVEERNPSHLALLTASGSTIVRYFTEMTRPLAQPIPELPFPAELELVSFADGADRNIVELVRLAHNDAFQDHWGSEPRDQESWQFTVSHPEFRTDWSLALFDPARGEVAAYQLASYDPDSRQLLGHSEGYTDLLGVRRSWRGRGLAPALLAEAMKRYRAAGMENAGLGVDTENPSGALGLYERMGYVPTQRAIVFDLPLTVPAD
- a CDS encoding bifunctional acetate--CoA ligase family protein/GNAT family N-acetyltransferase, translated to MATDGQYPEYWEADVVLRDGGTGHLRPISPSDADAVQAFHVRQSQNSIYLRFFTYKAKLSAKELKRFTEVDHRDRVAFVITRGADIIGIGRYDRLDDPLEAEVAFNVSDHHQGRGVGSILLEHLAAAARENGIRRFSAEVLPENRKMITVFAEAGYEVERHFDDGVVMLSFDIDPTRKSQAVMESREHRAEARSMAELLTPSSVAVIGASREWGTVGYALLEHLIDGGFTGRVYAVNPEAFELHGMISHASLAEVPEPVDLAVVAVPHDQVDAVVDECARAGVRGLLVATAGYADDGDEGLARQRALVHKARAHGMRVVGPASLGLVNTDPAVRLNASMAPELPRRGALSLFSQSAGLGVLLYASAHRRGLGVSSVISAGNRADVSGNDAMQFWEDDPTTRAVGLYFESIGNPRKFSRIARRLARTKPVIVAKSDVTGLQLPPGHAVRTTQAPPGALDSMLRQSGVMRVETTEQLMDIAQIVASQPLPLGTGVAVFSNSSALGKVVADGVVSQGMTVARLETGLQLDTGRSVALRALAEAVEDALRAESVHAAIITTLPARGLTADAAAACLQACAERAGKPVVASFTGILDARLQLDGLVSAPASGARAGEATGGTLAAPLEGGAATPDGEGAAGPAERETAAAVLPLQRGLPCFPSPGAALAALGAVVRYAQWRARDHGEFLDPDGVDVDGAARVLGQVRARVADIELTRLTPEECSALMGAYGIRLLPSARFSSVDEAVEQAGRLGWPVALKTMDEHLRHRLDLGGVRLNIDDAESLRRNITRMEKVLAPFGRFGMEVQSMAPSGQACSIRAIEDPLMGPVISFGLAGDSVNLLDDWAHAVPPLSTGDVTDLVRAPRASRKLFGYQGLPPVDVAAVEDLVARVALLKDNHPEIARLDFTPVLVASSGLTVLSAAIDVGNPQRRTDSARRAMRD
- a CDS encoding alkaline phosphatase family protein, with amino-acid sequence MAFTHQEPLPAPPLYGASSVADVMTSAAAALGVDGFTNTLALPAARRVVVVMVDGLGMPLLRRYAAHAPYLRESLDSARILSSAFPSTTAASLASLGTGLPPGQHGMVGYDVLDPAQDRVVNMLGRWDAAVDPLTWQPHPTVFERVSAHLPVVTVSQPRFEDSPMTRAALRGAAFVGAGTIQARINAAAEHLATAPAMLLYFYVNDLDKAGHRYGVDSPEWVRALEDLDAALRLLARRVPSDTLLLLTADHGMVDVPPSQRIDYSDHAELLDGVAHTGGEPRMLHLYLDPALTADDRDALALRWNEAFGRRAWVLTREEAVAGGYFGAVSDAVLPRIGDLLVLAREGIALIDGRRVDPGAFEMVGQHGSLTRAERDIPLLILAKPEGAKRRGSGKGARRG
- a CDS encoding DNA gyrase/topoisomerase IV subunit A; this encodes MARRQNSAPPEDFTEKIIDIDVKAEMEDSFLEYAYSVIYSRALPDARDGLKPVQRRILYMMADMGLRPDRGHVKSARVVGEVMGKLHPHGDTAIYDAMVRMAQDFSLRLPLIDGHGNFGSLDDGPAAARYTEARLAAAALTLTDHLDEDVVDFVPNYDNQLTQPEVLPAAFPNLLVNGASGIAVGMATNMPPHNLGEVVAAARHLIAHPDASLEDLTRFVPGPDLPSGGKIVGLDGVRDAYATGRGSFKTRATVTVEQLSARRTGLVVTELPYTVGPEKVIERIKDAVTSKKLQGISDIVDLTDRTHGLRLVIELKNGFNPNAVLAQLYRFTPMEDSFGINNVALVDGQPRTLGLRELLQVYVSHRILVVRRRTSYRLQRKRDRLHLVEGLLVAIVDIDEVIQIIRSSDESSAARERLMSIYDLTEIQANYILELRLRQLTRYSRIELEKEQEQLRKDIAGLEAILGSEERLRTLVSDELAALADQFATPRRTVLLESEAAAPLKGSTLPAPAGKGAKAVMPLEIADDPCWVLLSASGQLARTSDREPLGDGQRIKHDAFRSVLPSTARGEVGAVTSAGRMIRLQVMDMPALPPTAGVPNLAGGVPSSEFITLERGESLVGLAPLNGVVALGTAQGVVKRVQPDYPLNRDDWEVITLKPKDRVVGVTSASDRDDLVFITRLAQLLRFPASAVRPQGRTAGGMAGIKLTAGDAVLHFGAVEPGDAQGVVVTVAAAGNALPGTAAGSAKITEFSEYPVKGRATAGVRAHRFLRGEETLSLAWAGHGPARAASANGVARALPTEHGRRDGSGVPLTQQIDAVGPSLAGLIEASAPTVPPATAAGPDGSASGVRIVDGSAPASPTPAGEPDDGQGVLL
- a CDS encoding DUF5998 family protein codes for the protein MTPSLSAQWRDLDASLERAGFYPRLVADVVHDALDGREPLSHVAHLETHFERTEVHRHITVLVLTEDMLVITHVDDQQLDDAGEQVMAQISTESVPVSQIRSVVLSYLYAQPQDYKPSDPVREMTLAIAWSGGQRLDIGPASCGDPQCDADHGLTGTVAQEDIVLRVSAEADGAQAVQNAKAFARALRKANTASPAAGGYVVAPDVTARRQPGFGARFSRAHHQQ